The Cellulosimicrobium cellulans genome contains the following window.
CGCCGACGTCGACGCCGACGTCCTGGCCGTCGTCGAGGCCGAGAGCCGGGTCGCGCTCAAGCACTTCACGGACGCGGGCGTCGTCACGCCGTCCGGGCGTCCCGTCTACCCGCACGTCTTGGTCATCGACGGCAACGACGACCGCGGGATCGACGTCGGGCTGCTCACGACGCGGCCGTATCGGATCGGGACCGTGCGCTCGCACGTCGACGACCGCGACTCGCGCGGGCGCCTCGTGTTCGGGCGCGACTGCCCGGAGTACGTCGTCGAGCTGCCCGGAGGCGGCACGCTCACCGTGCTGGTCAACCACTTCAAGTCCAAGGGCTACGGCACGCAGGCCGAGTCCGACGCGACACGACGCCGGCAGGCGACCCGCACGGCCGCGATCTACGCAGGCCTACGCGCCCGCGGCGAGGAGAACGTCGTGGTCGTGGGCGACCTCAACGACACCCCGTCGTCCACCCCGCTGCGACCTCTGCTCGAGCGGACCGACCTGCGCGACGTCAGCGAGCACCCGGCGTTCCGCGGCGACGGGAGGCCCGGCACGTACGGGAACGGGACCGCGAGCCAGAAGATCGACTACGTGCTGCTGTCCCCCGCGCTGTTCGACCGCACCGTCGGCGGGTCGGTGTTCCGCATGGGCGTCTGGGGCGGGACGAAGGGGACGCTGTTCCCCCACTACGACACGATGACGTCGGCGACGCACGCCGCCTCCGACCACGCCGCCCTCTACGCCGACGTGGACCTCGCCTGACGCACGACGTCGAACCGGATCGCGCCGGACACCACGAGGTCGGCGCGCGAGCGGGTCGACTCCACGAGGAGCGCGTTGCGCCCGTCGACCTCGTGCGCCCAGGCGGTCGCGGCCTCGACGGTGCGCCCGTGGCGCGTGTGCCGCTCGACGAGGCGCCGTTCGCGCTCGGCGGCGCCGGTGCCGCAGAACCACGCCTCGTCGAGCAGGTCGCGCACCCGACCCCAGGGGTCCTCGGGTACCAGGAGGTAGTTCCCCTCGACCACGACGACCCCGTGCGACGGTTCGACCGCGATCTCCCCGGCCACGGGCTCGTCGACCTCGCGGTGGAACGACGGCGCGTACACGGTGCGGTCGCGCTCGTCGCGCACCCGGCCCAGCAGGGCGACGAAGCCGTCGCCGTCGAACGTGTCGAGCGCGCCCTTGCGGTCGTGACGGCCGAGCCGGTCGAGCGTCGCGTTCGCGAGGTGGAACCCGTCCATCGGGAGGTGCACGGCCTCCGGTCCGACCGCCTCCACGAGCCGGGTCGCGAGCGTCGTCTTGCCGGCGCCGGGGCTGCCCGCGATCCCGACGACGACGCGCCCGCCGCCCGACCGCTCGCGGAGAGCCCGCACGCGCGCCAGGAGCACGGCAGGGTCCGCGACCTCGGCGGACGGCTGCGCGTCTCCGGGCACGAGGTCCACGGCATCCTTCTCGACGGTCATGTACCCAGTGTCCCGTGCCCACGGCTCGCGAGTCGTGGGTCGTGGTGGTGGGTCGGCGATGCCGGGACCGATGAGTCGGCGGCGCGGGTCGGGTCTCACCCCACGACCCAGGATCTCGAACCCAGGAGGACGGCATGGCCACGGTGGTCGCGGGAGCAGCGGTGTCGCTGGACGGCTACGTCCAGGACGCCGACGGAAGCATCGAGGCGCTGTACGCGGACTTCGAGGAGCTGGCGAGCAGCGCGTACCTGCGAGAGCTCCAGGAGCGGACCGGCGCCGTCCTCATGGGCCGGCGCACGTACGACATGGCCCCGGACCCCGACGGCTACGCGGACGGCTACGAGTTCCAGGTGCCGATCTTCGTCGTCACCCACACGCCCCCTCCGGTCGCCCCGAAGCGCAACGAGCGGCTGTGGGTCACGTTCGTCACGGACGGCGTCGAGTCGGCGGTCCGGCAGGCCCGCGCCGCCGCGGGCGAGCGCGACGTGACCCTCATCGGCGGGGCCGACGTCTTCCACCAGCTCTGGGCCGCCGGGCTCGTCGACGAGCTTGCGGTCGAGGTCATGCCGGTCCTGCTCGGGGGCGGCGTCCGGCTGTTCCACGGCGAGGCGCCCGCCACGCTGGAGAAGGTGCGGGTCGACGAGCTCGGCGCGCGGACCGCGCTGCGCTACCGGGTCGTCCGGGCGGCCGGTCCGACGGCCGCGCAGGCGTAGCTCAGGCGCTCGCCGGCGCGACCCGGTCCCCCGACCGCTCGGGCGGACGCGCCGCGAGCGCCGCGACCGGGTCGCGCGCGAGGTCGGCGACCGGGAGCCCGGTCTCCCGGCTCAGCGCGCGCAGCAGGCCGGCGCGCGTCGCGTAGCCCGCGGCGTGGGCCGCGGCGTCGAGCTGCGACCCGCCGCGCAGCCGGGCGACGGCGACGTTGAGGTGGGCGCGCGTGCGCCAGCGCCCGAACGCGAGCCCGGTCTCCTCGACGAAGAGCCGCTGGACGTGCCGCGCGCTGGCGCGGCGCCGGTCGGCGAGCTCGCCGAGCGTCGCGACGCCCCGGCGGGCCTCCTCCGCCACGGCCCGCGCGACGGGGTGCACGGGCAGCCGCAGGACGAAGTAGTCGCCCGCGAGCCCCCGCAGCACGTCCTCGAGCGCGGCGCGGAACGGTGCGACCTGCTCGGGCGTCGCCGGGGCCGCGCACAGGACGGCCGTCAGCACGGAGGTGAGGGCGGGCACGACGCCGAGGCGCCGGACGCGCGTCGGCGGCTCGACCCCGGGCGAGAGCACCGGGCCGAGCGCCATCGAGTCGCCGGGGAGGCGCATCGCGTGCGGGACGCGCGGGGCGAGCCAGAGGTTCTCGTGCGTCCGCAGGGTCAGTGCCACGCCGTCGACGACGAGCTCCGCGGTGCCCGCGACGACGTGGACGAGGTGCGGCTCCTCGTGGGCGTGGGTGTCGTGCCCGAGGAAGCGGACGGAGTGCTCGGGGACGACGGCGCCCAGCGCGGTCGGGGTCATGCGCCCTCCTCTCCCCCGGGCTCGCGGGCCCAGGTCGCCGTGTCGTCTTCGGGACAGGTCGTGTCACGTTCGGACGCGGTTCGTCCGCCAGGTGTGGTT
Protein-coding sequences here:
- a CDS encoding endonuclease/exonuclease/phosphatase family protein gives rise to the protein MARFRIGTFNVENLFERPRAMAGPLTGGNAVLAAHARVNALLAEEQYGPGVRAEILQHLETLGLLRSDAAALAVLRQVRGRLVRRTGSQAAGTARTEVVATGRGDWVGWVDLVKDRVDELAMTHTARVVADVDADVLAVVEAESRVALKHFTDAGVVTPSGRPVYPHVLVIDGNDDRGIDVGLLTTRPYRIGTVRSHVDDRDSRGRLVFGRDCPEYVVELPGGGTLTVLVNHFKSKGYGTQAESDATRRRQATRTAAIYAGLRARGEENVVVVGDLNDTPSSTPLRPLLERTDLRDVSEHPAFRGDGRPGTYGNGTASQKIDYVLLSPALFDRTVGGSVFRMGVWGGTKGTLFPHYDTMTSATHAASDHAALYADVDLA
- a CDS encoding nucleoside/nucleotide kinase family protein, yielding MTVEKDAVDLVPGDAQPSAEVADPAVLLARVRALRERSGGGRVVVGIAGSPGAGKTTLATRLVEAVGPEAVHLPMDGFHLANATLDRLGRHDRKGALDTFDGDGFVALLGRVRDERDRTVYAPSFHREVDEPVAGEIAVEPSHGVVVVEGNYLLVPEDPWGRVRDLLDEAWFCGTGAAERERRLVERHTRHGRTVEAATAWAHEVDGRNALLVESTRSRADLVVSGAIRFDVVRQARSTSA
- a CDS encoding dihydrofolate reductase family protein, yielding MATVVAGAAVSLDGYVQDADGSIEALYADFEELASSAYLRELQERTGAVLMGRRTYDMAPDPDGYADGYEFQVPIFVVTHTPPPVAPKRNERLWVTFVTDGVESAVRQARAAAGERDVTLIGGADVFHQLWAAGLVDELAVEVMPVLLGGGVRLFHGEAPATLEKVRVDELGARTALRYRVVRAAGPTAAQA
- a CDS encoding helix-turn-helix domain-containing protein, with amino-acid sequence MTPTALGAVVPEHSVRFLGHDTHAHEEPHLVHVVAGTAELVVDGVALTLRTHENLWLAPRVPHAMRLPGDSMALGPVLSPGVEPPTRVRRLGVVPALTSVLTAVLCAAPATPEQVAPFRAALEDVLRGLAGDYFVLRLPVHPVARAVAEEARRGVATLGELADRRRASARHVQRLFVEETGLAFGRWRTRAHLNVAVARLRGGSQLDAAAHAAGYATRAGLLRALSRETGLPVADLARDPVAALAARPPERSGDRVAPASA